In Triticum urartu cultivar G1812 chromosome 6, Tu2.1, whole genome shotgun sequence, the following proteins share a genomic window:
- the LOC125514860 gene encoding bZIP transcription factor 23-like isoform X2, with translation MDFPGGIGRPHQHQQHHHQPLPPMTPLPLTRQGSSVYSLTFDEFQSALGGPGKDFGSMNMDELLRNIWTAEESQAIGAGPNAAASSSAAAGQDHGGIQRQGSLTLPRTLSQKTVDEVWRDMMFFGGPSASASAAAEAPPPAQRQQTLGEVTLEEFLVRAGVVREDMPGPPPPVSPAPVAQAPPPQPQMLFPQSNMFAPMVNPLSLANGLMTGAYGQGGGGGGGGAAAMVSPSPTGRPVMSNGYGKMEGLNLSSLSPPPMPYVFSGGLRGRKPPAMEKVVERRQRRMIKNRESAARSRQRKQSYMMELETEVAKLKERNEELQRKQAEMLERQKNEVFEKVTRQAGPTSKRICLRRTLTGP, from the exons ATGGATTTTCCGGGAGGGATCGGGCGGCCGCACCAGCATCAGCAGCACCACCACCAGCCGCTGCCGCCGATGACGCCGCTGCCGCTGACGCGCCAGGGGTCGTCGGTCTACTCGCTCACGTTCGACGAGTTCCAGAGCGCGCTCGGCGGGCCGGGCAAGGACTTCGGGTCCATGAACATGGACGAGCTCCTCCGCAACATCTGGACGGCCGAGGAGTCGCAGGCCATCGGCGCCGGCCCCAACGCcgcggcctcctcctccgccgcggCGGGGCAGGACCACGGCGGCATCCAGCGCCAGGGCTCGCTCACGCTGCCCCGGACGCTCAGCCAGAAGACCGTCGACGAGGTCTGGCGCGACATGATGTTCTTCGGAGGaccctccgcctccgcctccgccgccgccgaggctCCCCCGCCGGCCCAGAGGCAGCAGACGCTCGGGGAGGTCACGCTCGAGGAGTTCCTCGTGCGCGCCGGCGTCGTGCGCGAGGACATGCCggggccgccgccgcccgtctcgCCGGCCCCCGTGGCCCAGGCGCCGCCTCCGCAGCCACAGATGCTGTTCCCTCAGAGCAACATGTTTGCTCCGATGGTGAATCCTCTGTCCTTGGCCAATGGGTTGATGACCGGAGCATACGGCcagggaggaggaggtggtggtggtggtgcggccGCTATGGTTTCGCCGTCGCCGACGGGGAGGCCGGTCATGTCCAACGGCTACGGCAAGATGGAAGGCCTCAACTTGTCCTCGCTGTCGCCACCACCGATGCCGTATGTTTTTAGCGGCGGGCTGAGGGGGAGGAAGCCACCGGCCATGGAGAAAGTGGTCGAGAGGAGGCAGCGGCGGATGATCAAGAACCGGGAGTCTGCAGCGAGGTCGCGCCAGAGGAAACAG AGTTATATGATGGAATTGGAGACTGAGGTGGCAAAACTTAAAGAGCGGAATGAGGAGTTGCAGAGAAAACAG GCGGAGATGCTAGAGAGGCAAAAGAATGAG GTATTCGAGAAGGTTACCCGGCAAGCTGGACCGACGTCGAAGAGGATCTGCCTGCGGAGGACGCTGACGGGCCCTTG A
- the LOC125514860 gene encoding bZIP transcription factor 23-like isoform X1 produces the protein MDFPGGIGRPHQHQQHHHQPLPPMTPLPLTRQGSSVYSLTFDEFQSALGGPGKDFGSMNMDELLRNIWTAEESQAIGAGPNAAASSSAAAGQDHGGIQRQGSLTLPRTLSQKTVDEVWRDMMFFGGPSASASAAAEAPPPAQRQQTLGEVTLEEFLVRAGVVREDMPGPPPPVSPAPVAQAPPPQPQMLFPQSNMFAPMVNPLSLANGLMTGAYGQGGGGGGGGAAAMVSPSPTGRPVMSNGYGKMEGLNLSSLSPPPMPYVFSGGLRGRKPPAMEKVVERRQRRMIKNRESAARSRQRKQSYMMELETEVAKLKERNEELQRKQAEMLERQKNEVFEKVTRQAGPTSKRICLRRTLTGPW, from the exons ATGGATTTTCCGGGAGGGATCGGGCGGCCGCACCAGCATCAGCAGCACCACCACCAGCCGCTGCCGCCGATGACGCCGCTGCCGCTGACGCGCCAGGGGTCGTCGGTCTACTCGCTCACGTTCGACGAGTTCCAGAGCGCGCTCGGCGGGCCGGGCAAGGACTTCGGGTCCATGAACATGGACGAGCTCCTCCGCAACATCTGGACGGCCGAGGAGTCGCAGGCCATCGGCGCCGGCCCCAACGCcgcggcctcctcctccgccgcggCGGGGCAGGACCACGGCGGCATCCAGCGCCAGGGCTCGCTCACGCTGCCCCGGACGCTCAGCCAGAAGACCGTCGACGAGGTCTGGCGCGACATGATGTTCTTCGGAGGaccctccgcctccgcctccgccgccgccgaggctCCCCCGCCGGCCCAGAGGCAGCAGACGCTCGGGGAGGTCACGCTCGAGGAGTTCCTCGTGCGCGCCGGCGTCGTGCGCGAGGACATGCCggggccgccgccgcccgtctcgCCGGCCCCCGTGGCCCAGGCGCCGCCTCCGCAGCCACAGATGCTGTTCCCTCAGAGCAACATGTTTGCTCCGATGGTGAATCCTCTGTCCTTGGCCAATGGGTTGATGACCGGAGCATACGGCcagggaggaggaggtggtggtggtggtgcggccGCTATGGTTTCGCCGTCGCCGACGGGGAGGCCGGTCATGTCCAACGGCTACGGCAAGATGGAAGGCCTCAACTTGTCCTCGCTGTCGCCACCACCGATGCCGTATGTTTTTAGCGGCGGGCTGAGGGGGAGGAAGCCACCGGCCATGGAGAAAGTGGTCGAGAGGAGGCAGCGGCGGATGATCAAGAACCGGGAGTCTGCAGCGAGGTCGCGCCAGAGGAAACAG AGTTATATGATGGAATTGGAGACTGAGGTGGCAAAACTTAAAGAGCGGAATGAGGAGTTGCAGAGAAAACAG GCGGAGATGCTAGAGAGGCAAAAGAATGAG GTATTCGAGAAGGTTACCCGGCAAGCTGGACCGACGTCGAAGAGGATCTGCCTGCGGAGGACGCTGACGGGCCCTTGGTAA